A single Tachypleus tridentatus isolate NWPU-2018 chromosome 9, ASM421037v1, whole genome shotgun sequence DNA region contains:
- the LOC143225216 gene encoding roundabout homolog 1-like isoform X2: MCGLLVVFLITSLQWSFFFGHWITAASAFQRPPKITEHPIDLAVKKFEPAKLNCKADGEPTPEIEWYHNGERIIHDTPNRMILPKGVSLFFLRIIQNRREQDTGTYWCVARNFLGVARSRNATIELAVLRNDFRASPKSTRIVVGETVMLECTPPRGHPEPKVSWEKNGRLISVGTGRIRMVGPGNLVLENVRQDDEGRYRCKAKNMVGVRESPVAVLTVNVKPYFIREPQDISTLTDKNVEFECKVGGDPRPNVTWRRKDGNMPNGRAEMGEDKSLRIKHVFPSDEGTYICEAENPVGSISASATLTVHSHPTFLMRPKNQTIGLNGYVQFECVATGNPPPSIFWTKEGNQVLMFPDNNYGRFSVTQEGTLVISGVTKDDQGFYICSALSILRSAMTKAYLEVTAVADLPPPVIVFGPTNQTLRQYTTTMLPCEASGIPTPQLTWFFNSSPLPKSVPRFVVLDTGTLQINNLQSSDSGLYTCTASSESGKSSRSAYLSVESPRNPNAIFHRMPDPSTLPGPPSKPTAFNITETTITLTWHWNPKVGESPLIGYNVEYYSSVLHSGWLLAAHRIQGENFILRNLRPDTPYIFLVRAENSHGLGPPSPLSDVIRTMGQPVHILSDFDLEEARLRLSMCNVRLQDVRAINSTTVKMIWEMQGDPNYVEGFYIRFRDVSDGPRKYKILTVLTGLASSYIITDLKKFRKYEFFLFPFYRSVEGPPSNSRLVQTLEDVPSAPPDNLRVQLINMTSAVIFWSPPPPQHRNGILEGYKIYVLSNTSHIHSNITTNATSIKIHNLTAGAAYTVKALAFTSIGPGPYSSPLAIIMDPSYMRNPSEAGPTSTSVGNSLQDLLRQPWFIALIGGLACLLLSVFFVILFLRRRMAWKKALVAHLAVPTHKPEDVRADVSAHETLWINRAWRPSPCTKEHSTSETKLLNKRDFSSSGYNYSSVYSPLQCNVNASDYAEVDTHNMATFYMKEHPSAPAPYATTTLINGPVQKHISVSLKDSQNSGSEDASKKSERLMDVESLRNNDDFALDQLWEPEKISSPASDSGSYTTDECGIPIRKRLKPLRPIQKTPVVNWADLIPPPPDKPPSEKGSPPGTPSLQKGLSPNNRNHLQPTSRNPYVGRSFPSSLSSHHNSGSPRETLSCSSNGNSDRAPTPPVRPGVRFPEVSLPFQLAGYYSHNHPLNCYNLAMDRAVQSSLPSLASEPHNLPRSLIRVTDHPYSDGQVKLTENPYHPLNEDSDAGCVPDYCAEGLNLKHRTPESSVAGDADYAVIPGDCPSWISTTDHSNSSCTSARSSGASSSDGSFYTETDFASAIARAAQNAGYRVEGSLVMDPNTSSQKKHISRHQAYRPSSPYSTDSNLSTIIQPRPPHPKLKKRLQGSRTGSGPQGSVNIPSSVSDQIGSCETSLLPSGRFPASGQESVQVDSSTDTLPSYNKPSFPSCSSQDSNSSGRRRQKQGFTLNEVQLHMAPLLPRSEKQGDNSKQAISLEK; encoded by the exons TTCTTCGAAATGATTTTCGTGCCAGTCCTAAGAGCACACGAATCGTAGTTGGAGAAACGGTTATGTTGGAATGCACACCACCCAGAGGCCATCCGGAACCTAAAGTATCATGGGAAAAAAATGGACGACTAATAAGTGTTGGAACGGGCCGGATTAGAATGGTGGGTCCAGGCAACCTGGTTCTGGAAAATGTTCGACAAGATGATGAAGGACGATACAGGTGTAAAGCCAAGAACATGGTGGGGGTGCGAGAATCGCCTGTAGCTGTCTTAACCGTGAACG taaaaCCGTATTTCATACGAGAGCCTCAGGATATTTCAACGCTCACAGATAAAAACGTGGAATTTGAATGCAAAGTTGGTGGTGATCCTCGACCAAATGTTACTTGGCGTCGGAAGGATGGCAACATGCCAAATGGAAG AGCTGAGATGGGAGAGGATAAGAGTCTCCGGATCAAGCATGTTTTTCCTAGTGATGAAGGAACCTACATCTGTGAAGCAGAAAACCCTGTTGGATCTATATCAGCTTCAGCAACTTTGACAGTCCATT cACATCCCACGTTTCTAATGAGACCCAAGAATCAAACAATTGGATTGAACGGATACGTTCAGTTTGAGTGTGTTGCTACAGGAAATCCTCCTCCCTCAATTTTCTGGACAAAAGAAGGCAATCAG GTCTTAATGTTTCCTGACAACAATTATGGAAGATTCTCCGTAACACAAGAAGGTACGCTGGTAATCTCTGGAGTTACTAAAGACGACCAAGGATTTTATATATGTTCTGCCCTGTCTATACTGAGATCAGCCATGACTAAGGCCTACTTGGAAGTGACag CTGTAGCAGATCTCCCGCCACCTGTCATTGTTTTCGGTCCAACCAATCAAACTCTTCGTCAGTACACAACAACGATGTTACCATGTGAAGCGTCAGGAATTCCCACCCCACAACTGACGTGGTTCTTTAACTCTTCACCCTTGCCGAAGAGTGTCCCGCGATTTGTTGTTCTGGACACCGGAACGCTACAGATAAACA aTTTACAGAGCTCAGATTCTGGGTTGTACACATGTACTGCATCCAGTGAAAGCGGGAAGTCATCCAGAAGTGCATATCTATCAGTAGAGT CTCCTAGAAATCCAAACGCCATCTTTCATCGGATGCCTGATCCATCAACTCTTCCTGGACCACCTAGCAAGCCAACTGCTTTCAATATCACAGAAACTACCATAACTCTAACGTGGCACTGGAATCCTAAAGTTGGAGAATCTCCTTTAATTGGTTACAATG TGGAATATTACAGCAGTGTTCTACACTCTGGCTGGTTATTAGCTGCTCACAGAATTCAAGGGGAGAATTTTATTCTCCGGAATCTTCGACCGGATACACCTTACATATTTTTGGTAAGGGCAGAAAACTCTCACGGACTTGGTCCGCCAAGTCCTCTCTCTGATGTCATCAGAACCATGG GTCAACCTGTTCACATTTTGTCAGATTTCGATCTTGAAGAAGCTCGTCTACGCCTAAGTATGTGTAATGTTAGACTTCAAGACGTTAGAGCAATAAATTCTACAACTGTAAAAATGATTTGGGAG ATGCAAGGTGATCCAAACTACGTAGAAGGATTTTATATCAGATTCAGAGATGTCAGCGATGGACCTCGTAAGTACAAGATCCTGACTGTATTGACTGGTCTGGCTTCTTCATATATTATCACCGACTTGAAGAAGTTTAGAAAATACGAGTTTTTTCTTTTCCCATTCTACAGAAGTGTGGAGGGACCTCCTAGCAATTCACGTCTCGTACAAACGTTAGAAGATG TCCCTTCAGCTCCGCCTGATAATTTACGAGTTCAGCTGATTAATATGACAAGTGCTGTCATTTTCTGGTCACCTCCTCCACCTCAGCATAGAAATGGAATATTGGAAGGATATAAA ATTTATGTGCTGAGCAACACCTCTCACATTCATTCCAATATAACTACAAATGCTACTTCTATTAAAATCCACAACCTAACTGCTGGTGCTGCTTACACAGTGAAAGCTTTAGCTTTTACTTCCATAGGACCAGGACCATACAGCTCCCCCTTGGCTATAATTATGG ATCCAAGCTATATGAGAAATCCCAGTGAAGCTGGACCAACCTCCACATCAGTTGGTAATTCACTTCAAGATCTTCTTCGTCAGCCCTGGTTTATTGCTTTGATTGGAGGATTAGCATGCTTATTGCTTTCTGTCTTCTTTGTCATCCTATTCTTACGCCGCCGCATGGCCTGGAAAAAAGCCTTAGTTGCTCATTTGGCAG ttCCAACTCATAAACCAGAAGATGTCAG GGCGGATGTCAGTGCACATGAGACCCTGTGGATTAACCGTGCTTGGCGACCCTCACCTTGCACTAAAGAACACAGCACAAGTGAAACCAAATTATTGAATAAAAGGGACTTCTCTTCCAGTGGCTATAATTATTCCAG TGTCTATTCCCCCTTACAATGTAACGTGAATGCTTCAGACTATGCTGAAGTGGACACACACAATATGGCCACTTTCTACATGAAGGAACATCCTTCTGCACCAGCTCCATATGCTACCACAACACTGATTAATGGACCAGTACAAAAACACATAAGTGTATCA TTGAAAGACAGTCAAAACAGTGGGTCGGAAGATGCCAGTAAAAAATCAGAAAGGCTGATGGATGTTGAATCTTTGAGGAACAATGATG ATTTTGCACTTGATCAGCTGTGGGAGCCTGAAAAAATATCAAGTCCTGCTAGTGACTCTGGAAGCTATACTACAG ATGAATGTGGTATTCCAATCAGAAAAAGACTGAAACCATTACGGCCAATTCAGAAAACTCCAGTAGTAAACTGGGCAGATTTGATTCCTCCTCCTCCAGATAAACCTCCTAGTGAAAAAGGATCACCCCCTGGCACACCATCTCTTCAAAAGGGGTTATCCCCTAACAACAGG AACCATTTGCAACCAACATCAAGAAATCCTTATGTTGGAAGGAGTTTTCCATCATCACTGAGTAGTCACCATAACAGTGGCTCTCCAAGAGAAACCCTTTCTTGCAGCTCTAATGGGAATTCAGATAGAGCTCCAACTCCACCAGTAAGACCAGGAGTGCGATTCCCAGAGGTCTCTCTTCCATTCCAACTTGCAGGTTATTATTCCCATAACCATCCCCTCAACTGCTATAATTTGGCAATGGATAGAGCTGTACAGTCATCATTACCTTCTTTAGCTAGTGAACCCCATAACCTCCCTCGTTCCCTAATCCGAGTAACAGATCACCCATACTCTGATGGTCAAGTAAAACTTACTG AAAACCCTTATCATCCACTAAATGAAGATTCTGATGCAGGATGTGTTCCTGACTACTGTGCAGAAGGTCTGAACCTGAAACACCGGACACCAGAGTCCAGTGTAGCTGGAGATGCTGACTATGCTGTAATTCCTG GTGATTGTCCATCATGGATAAGTACAACTGACCATAGCAATAGCTCCTGTACAAGTGCCCGTTCCAGTGGAGCTAGTTCATCAGATGGCTCTTTTTATACAGAGACAGACTTTGCCAGTGCTATTGCAAGAGCAGCCCAGAATGCAGGCTACAGAGTTGAAGGGTCTCTAGTCATGGACCCCAACACCT CTTCCCAAAAGAAGCATATCTCACGACATCAGGCTTACCGGCCTTCCAGTCCTTACAGTACTGACAGTAATTTAAGTACCATAATTCAACCTCGACCACCCCATCCAAAATTAAAGAAGAGACTCCAAGGTAGTCGAACAGGATCAG GGCCTCAAGGCTCTGTCAATATTCCATCAAGTGTATCAGATCAAATAGGATCATGTGAAACTTCCTTGTTGCCAAGTGGGAGATTTCCTGCTAGTGGTCAAGAATCTGTACAAGTAGACAGTT CAACAGATACTCTTCCAAGCTATAATAAGCCCAGTTTTCCATCATGCTCAAGTCAAGACTCCAATTCCTCAGGCAGACGCAGGCAGAAACAAGGGTTTACGTTGAATGAAGTACAGCTACACATGGCACCACTATTGCCGAGATCTGAAAAACAAGGAGACAATAGCAAACAAGCTATAAGTTTAGAAAAATAG
- the LOC143225216 gene encoding roundabout homolog 1-like isoform X4 has translation MSVKNFLVMCIGLFSCVEVTVQRPPKITEHPIDLAVKKFEPAKLNCKADGEPTPEIEWYHNGERIIHDTPNRMILPKGVSLFFLRIIQNRREQDTGTYWCVARNFLGVARSRNATIELAVLRNDFRASPKSTRIVVGETVMLECTPPRGHPEPKVSWEKNGRLISVGTGRIRMVGPGNLVLENVRQDDEGRYRCKAKNMVGVRESPVAVLTVNVKPYFIREPQDISTLTDKNVEFECKVGGDPRPNVTWRRKDGNMPNGRAEMGEDKSLRIKHVFPSDEGTYICEAENPVGSISASATLTVHSHPTFLMRPKNQTIGLNGYVQFECVATGNPPPSIFWTKEGNQVLMFPDNNYGRFSVTQEGTLVISGVTKDDQGFYICSALSILRSAMTKAYLEVTAVADLPPPVIVFGPTNQTLRQYTTTMLPCEASGIPTPQLTWFFNSSPLPKSVPRFVVLDTGTLQINNLQSSDSGLYTCTASSESGKSSRSAYLSVESPRNPNAIFHRMPDPSTLPGPPSKPTAFNITETTITLTWHWNPKVGESPLIGYNVEYYSSVLHSGWLLAAHRIQGENFILRNLRPDTPYIFLVRAENSHGLGPPSPLSDVIRTMGQPVHILSDFDLEEARLRLSMCNVRLQDVRAINSTTVKMIWEMQGDPNYVEGFYIRFRDVSDGPRKYKILTVLTGLASSYIITDLKKFRKYEFFLFPFYRSVEGPPSNSRLVQTLEDVPSAPPDNLRVQLINMTSAVIFWSPPPPQHRNGILEGYKIYVLSNTSHIHSNITTNATSIKIHNLTAGAAYTVKALAFTSIGPGPYSSPLAIIMDPSYMRNPSEAGPTSTSVGNSLQDLLRQPWFIALIGGLACLLLSVFFVILFLRRRMAWKKALVAHLAVPTHKPEDVRADVSAHETLWINRAWRPSPCTKEHSTSETKLLNKRDFSSSGYNYSSVYSPLQCNVNASDYAEVDTHNMATFYMKEHPSAPAPYATTTLINGPVQKHISVSLKDSQNSGSEDASKKSERLMDVESLRNNDDFALDQLWEPEKISSPASDSGSYTTDECGIPIRKRLKPLRPIQKTPVVNWADLIPPPPDKPPSEKGSPPGTPSLQKGLSPNNRVIKPQNHLQPTSRNPYVGRSFPSSLSSHHNSGSPRETLSCSSNGNSDRAPTPPVRPGVRFPEVSLPFQLAGYYSHNHPLNCYNLAMDRAVQSSLPSLASEPHNLPRSLIRVTDHPYSDGQVKLTENPYHPLNEDSDAGCVPDYCAEGLNLKHRTPESSVAGDADYAVIPGDCPSWISTTDHSNSSCTSARSSGASSSDGSFYTETDFASAIARAAQNAGYRVEGSLVMDPNTSSQKKHISRHQAYRPSSPYSTDSNLSTIIQPRPPHPKLKKRLQGSRTGSGPQGSVNIPSSVSDQIGSCETSLLPSGRFPASGQESVQVDSSTDTLPSYNKPSFPSCSSQDSNSSGRRRQKQGFTLNEVQLHMAPLLPRSEKQGDNSKQAISLEK, from the exons TTCTTCGAAATGATTTTCGTGCCAGTCCTAAGAGCACACGAATCGTAGTTGGAGAAACGGTTATGTTGGAATGCACACCACCCAGAGGCCATCCGGAACCTAAAGTATCATGGGAAAAAAATGGACGACTAATAAGTGTTGGAACGGGCCGGATTAGAATGGTGGGTCCAGGCAACCTGGTTCTGGAAAATGTTCGACAAGATGATGAAGGACGATACAGGTGTAAAGCCAAGAACATGGTGGGGGTGCGAGAATCGCCTGTAGCTGTCTTAACCGTGAACG taaaaCCGTATTTCATACGAGAGCCTCAGGATATTTCAACGCTCACAGATAAAAACGTGGAATTTGAATGCAAAGTTGGTGGTGATCCTCGACCAAATGTTACTTGGCGTCGGAAGGATGGCAACATGCCAAATGGAAG AGCTGAGATGGGAGAGGATAAGAGTCTCCGGATCAAGCATGTTTTTCCTAGTGATGAAGGAACCTACATCTGTGAAGCAGAAAACCCTGTTGGATCTATATCAGCTTCAGCAACTTTGACAGTCCATT cACATCCCACGTTTCTAATGAGACCCAAGAATCAAACAATTGGATTGAACGGATACGTTCAGTTTGAGTGTGTTGCTACAGGAAATCCTCCTCCCTCAATTTTCTGGACAAAAGAAGGCAATCAG GTCTTAATGTTTCCTGACAACAATTATGGAAGATTCTCCGTAACACAAGAAGGTACGCTGGTAATCTCTGGAGTTACTAAAGACGACCAAGGATTTTATATATGTTCTGCCCTGTCTATACTGAGATCAGCCATGACTAAGGCCTACTTGGAAGTGACag CTGTAGCAGATCTCCCGCCACCTGTCATTGTTTTCGGTCCAACCAATCAAACTCTTCGTCAGTACACAACAACGATGTTACCATGTGAAGCGTCAGGAATTCCCACCCCACAACTGACGTGGTTCTTTAACTCTTCACCCTTGCCGAAGAGTGTCCCGCGATTTGTTGTTCTGGACACCGGAACGCTACAGATAAACA aTTTACAGAGCTCAGATTCTGGGTTGTACACATGTACTGCATCCAGTGAAAGCGGGAAGTCATCCAGAAGTGCATATCTATCAGTAGAGT CTCCTAGAAATCCAAACGCCATCTTTCATCGGATGCCTGATCCATCAACTCTTCCTGGACCACCTAGCAAGCCAACTGCTTTCAATATCACAGAAACTACCATAACTCTAACGTGGCACTGGAATCCTAAAGTTGGAGAATCTCCTTTAATTGGTTACAATG TGGAATATTACAGCAGTGTTCTACACTCTGGCTGGTTATTAGCTGCTCACAGAATTCAAGGGGAGAATTTTATTCTCCGGAATCTTCGACCGGATACACCTTACATATTTTTGGTAAGGGCAGAAAACTCTCACGGACTTGGTCCGCCAAGTCCTCTCTCTGATGTCATCAGAACCATGG GTCAACCTGTTCACATTTTGTCAGATTTCGATCTTGAAGAAGCTCGTCTACGCCTAAGTATGTGTAATGTTAGACTTCAAGACGTTAGAGCAATAAATTCTACAACTGTAAAAATGATTTGGGAG ATGCAAGGTGATCCAAACTACGTAGAAGGATTTTATATCAGATTCAGAGATGTCAGCGATGGACCTCGTAAGTACAAGATCCTGACTGTATTGACTGGTCTGGCTTCTTCATATATTATCACCGACTTGAAGAAGTTTAGAAAATACGAGTTTTTTCTTTTCCCATTCTACAGAAGTGTGGAGGGACCTCCTAGCAATTCACGTCTCGTACAAACGTTAGAAGATG TCCCTTCAGCTCCGCCTGATAATTTACGAGTTCAGCTGATTAATATGACAAGTGCTGTCATTTTCTGGTCACCTCCTCCACCTCAGCATAGAAATGGAATATTGGAAGGATATAAA ATTTATGTGCTGAGCAACACCTCTCACATTCATTCCAATATAACTACAAATGCTACTTCTATTAAAATCCACAACCTAACTGCTGGTGCTGCTTACACAGTGAAAGCTTTAGCTTTTACTTCCATAGGACCAGGACCATACAGCTCCCCCTTGGCTATAATTATGG ATCCAAGCTATATGAGAAATCCCAGTGAAGCTGGACCAACCTCCACATCAGTTGGTAATTCACTTCAAGATCTTCTTCGTCAGCCCTGGTTTATTGCTTTGATTGGAGGATTAGCATGCTTATTGCTTTCTGTCTTCTTTGTCATCCTATTCTTACGCCGCCGCATGGCCTGGAAAAAAGCCTTAGTTGCTCATTTGGCAG ttCCAACTCATAAACCAGAAGATGTCAG GGCGGATGTCAGTGCACATGAGACCCTGTGGATTAACCGTGCTTGGCGACCCTCACCTTGCACTAAAGAACACAGCACAAGTGAAACCAAATTATTGAATAAAAGGGACTTCTCTTCCAGTGGCTATAATTATTCCAG TGTCTATTCCCCCTTACAATGTAACGTGAATGCTTCAGACTATGCTGAAGTGGACACACACAATATGGCCACTTTCTACATGAAGGAACATCCTTCTGCACCAGCTCCATATGCTACCACAACACTGATTAATGGACCAGTACAAAAACACATAAGTGTATCA TTGAAAGACAGTCAAAACAGTGGGTCGGAAGATGCCAGTAAAAAATCAGAAAGGCTGATGGATGTTGAATCTTTGAGGAACAATGATG ATTTTGCACTTGATCAGCTGTGGGAGCCTGAAAAAATATCAAGTCCTGCTAGTGACTCTGGAAGCTATACTACAG ATGAATGTGGTATTCCAATCAGAAAAAGACTGAAACCATTACGGCCAATTCAGAAAACTCCAGTAGTAAACTGGGCAGATTTGATTCCTCCTCCTCCAGATAAACCTCCTAGTGAAAAAGGATCACCCCCTGGCACACCATCTCTTCAAAAGGGGTTATCCCCTAACAACAGGGTAATCAAGCCTCAA AACCATTTGCAACCAACATCAAGAAATCCTTATGTTGGAAGGAGTTTTCCATCATCACTGAGTAGTCACCATAACAGTGGCTCTCCAAGAGAAACCCTTTCTTGCAGCTCTAATGGGAATTCAGATAGAGCTCCAACTCCACCAGTAAGACCAGGAGTGCGATTCCCAGAGGTCTCTCTTCCATTCCAACTTGCAGGTTATTATTCCCATAACCATCCCCTCAACTGCTATAATTTGGCAATGGATAGAGCTGTACAGTCATCATTACCTTCTTTAGCTAGTGAACCCCATAACCTCCCTCGTTCCCTAATCCGAGTAACAGATCACCCATACTCTGATGGTCAAGTAAAACTTACTG AAAACCCTTATCATCCACTAAATGAAGATTCTGATGCAGGATGTGTTCCTGACTACTGTGCAGAAGGTCTGAACCTGAAACACCGGACACCAGAGTCCAGTGTAGCTGGAGATGCTGACTATGCTGTAATTCCTG GTGATTGTCCATCATGGATAAGTACAACTGACCATAGCAATAGCTCCTGTACAAGTGCCCGTTCCAGTGGAGCTAGTTCATCAGATGGCTCTTTTTATACAGAGACAGACTTTGCCAGTGCTATTGCAAGAGCAGCCCAGAATGCAGGCTACAGAGTTGAAGGGTCTCTAGTCATGGACCCCAACACCT CTTCCCAAAAGAAGCATATCTCACGACATCAGGCTTACCGGCCTTCCAGTCCTTACAGTACTGACAGTAATTTAAGTACCATAATTCAACCTCGACCACCCCATCCAAAATTAAAGAAGAGACTCCAAGGTAGTCGAACAGGATCAG GGCCTCAAGGCTCTGTCAATATTCCATCAAGTGTATCAGATCAAATAGGATCATGTGAAACTTCCTTGTTGCCAAGTGGGAGATTTCCTGCTAGTGGTCAAGAATCTGTACAAGTAGACAGTT CAACAGATACTCTTCCAAGCTATAATAAGCCCAGTTTTCCATCATGCTCAAGTCAAGACTCCAATTCCTCAGGCAGACGCAGGCAGAAACAAGGGTTTACGTTGAATGAAGTACAGCTACACATGGCACCACTATTGCCGAGATCTGAAAAACAAGGAGACAATAGCAAACAAGCTATAAGTTTAGAAAAATAG